A window of the Dyadobacter pollutisoli genome harbors these coding sequences:
- a CDS encoding TonB-dependent receptor: protein MKKILLLFFFCLPILVAQAQTGGRFTLKGVITDTAGVVLPEATIMLLLPKDSSLVNYGRANKEGAFEMKNLKRAQYIFKVSYVGYIPYQEDINPKDQDVVDIGKAKMKVLQKELYEVVIKTARAPLSIRGDTVEFDAKAFKVPPGSTVEDLLRKLPGVQVDGDGNIRAQGEEIKRVTVDGKRFFGDDPKMATKNLPAEAINKVQVFNGKTEQAKATGVDDGKREKTLNLELKDSHKKGGFGKAVAGVGTDKRLEGKVSYNRFDDKQQFAVLGFGNNTNQSGIARNDYQDFKGSQSFNWGDDGDFGFSSGRYYGGDDITIQPNWGGGGSDGYTKNWAGGANYNYDTKKTKLSTSYFYNQSNSIMDVRSSTENFLTNDSYNSTDKNKTLGFTANHRPSFRFEKNIDSLNTIVLISNSRINTGDSDYESFQQSFRNEGVLTNQSNVNNKSNYNSFAMANLLLYRHKFKKKGRNFAASLGYNINNSDEDKKLNSTNLFLQDSTRNSVINQLNETESTRGNFKGSLSYVEPLSKKFFWETFYNYSMRKDKVDRNVFDVEGDVREANQFLTRYYSNDFTYNRLGSSLRYSYKGFNLAAGLAGVQFELKGKFASDKNSTEFTRVDRSFFTWVPNVSLNYDLKNNRYVYAEYGLNVREPSVTDLQPIVDNSNPLYIVEGNPDLIPASTHNVYAGYNMFNPASFTNLYVNVFYNYNVNQIVYNRKTNLENLITTTKPMNVTGGNSYGSHIGFGFPLKKTKATLNLNTGINLSNNLTYINDVENETKTDGYNFGTRLDLTPSDAFTLYTNANWNISNTKYSINTSQNQKIVNGNYGAEMNVKMPKEIYFNARFNYRTYTNDQFGFSQKQPILNLSVYKIVLKSKKGEIRLTANDVFKRNLGISQYVSQNFYTERRVATLSRYFMLSFTYNMRGMSASVRRSNFF from the coding sequence TTGAAAAAAATCTTACTTCTTTTCTTCTTCTGTCTTCCCATCTTGGTCGCCCAGGCGCAGACCGGAGGACGCTTCACGTTAAAAGGTGTCATTACCGACACCGCTGGCGTTGTATTACCGGAAGCGACAATCATGTTGCTTTTACCAAAGGATTCCTCTTTGGTCAATTATGGAAGGGCGAATAAAGAGGGAGCTTTCGAAATGAAAAACCTCAAAAGGGCGCAGTACATTTTTAAAGTATCCTATGTAGGCTACATCCCGTATCAGGAAGACATTAATCCTAAGGATCAGGATGTTGTGGATATAGGCAAAGCTAAAATGAAGGTTCTTCAGAAGGAATTGTATGAAGTCGTGATCAAAACAGCACGAGCCCCATTGAGCATACGAGGCGATACAGTGGAGTTCGACGCCAAGGCATTTAAAGTACCACCGGGGTCAACAGTGGAAGATTTATTACGTAAGCTGCCTGGTGTACAGGTAGATGGCGACGGGAATATCAGAGCACAGGGCGAGGAGATTAAACGTGTAACGGTCGACGGTAAGCGTTTTTTTGGAGATGATCCTAAAATGGCCACCAAGAACCTCCCCGCCGAAGCCATTAATAAGGTTCAGGTATTTAACGGAAAAACAGAACAAGCCAAGGCAACGGGCGTGGACGACGGGAAAAGGGAAAAGACATTAAACCTGGAACTGAAAGACAGTCATAAAAAGGGCGGTTTTGGAAAGGCTGTTGCAGGAGTCGGAACGGACAAGAGATTGGAAGGGAAGGTAAGCTATAACCGATTTGACGACAAGCAGCAGTTTGCGGTACTGGGTTTTGGAAATAATACTAACCAGTCAGGTATCGCAAGGAACGACTATCAGGATTTTAAAGGAAGCCAGTCATTCAACTGGGGCGACGACGGCGATTTCGGGTTTAGCAGCGGCCGGTACTATGGTGGGGATGACATTACCATTCAACCCAACTGGGGAGGTGGCGGATCCGATGGTTATACCAAAAACTGGGCAGGTGGCGCTAATTACAATTATGATACGAAAAAGACGAAGCTGAGCACCAGCTATTTTTACAATCAGTCGAACTCGATCATGGATGTGCGTTCGAGCACGGAGAATTTCCTGACGAACGATTCCTATAATTCTACGGATAAAAATAAAACACTCGGATTTACTGCGAACCACCGCCCGAGTTTCCGGTTTGAAAAGAACATAGACTCTCTGAACACAATCGTTCTCATCAGCAATTCGAGAATCAATACAGGAGATAGCGACTATGAGAGCTTCCAGCAATCCTTCCGGAATGAGGGTGTGCTGACAAACCAGTCGAATGTTAATAACAAAAGCAACTACAATTCTTTTGCAATGGCCAATTTGCTTTTGTACCGTCATAAGTTTAAGAAAAAAGGGCGGAATTTTGCAGCTAGCCTTGGGTACAACATCAACAATTCTGACGAGGACAAAAAATTAAACTCAACTAATCTTTTTTTGCAGGATTCGACCAGAAACAGTGTCATTAATCAGCTTAATGAAACCGAAAGTACCAGAGGGAACTTCAAAGGAAGCCTTTCATATGTGGAGCCTCTTTCTAAAAAGTTCTTCTGGGAGACTTTCTATAATTACAGCATGCGCAAGGACAAAGTAGACAGGAATGTGTTTGATGTCGAGGGTGATGTACGGGAGGCGAATCAATTTCTTACCCGTTACTATTCCAATGATTTTACATACAATCGTTTGGGTAGCAGCCTTCGATACTCATACAAAGGCTTCAACCTGGCTGCCGGACTTGCCGGTGTGCAGTTTGAATTGAAAGGTAAGTTTGCTAGCGATAAAAATTCAACTGAATTTACCCGCGTTGATCGCAGCTTTTTTACCTGGGTACCCAATGTGTCGCTGAATTATGACCTCAAAAACAATCGTTACGTCTATGCAGAATATGGTTTGAATGTGAGGGAACCATCGGTTACCGATCTGCAACCTATCGTAGACAACAGCAACCCGCTTTACATTGTCGAGGGGAACCCTGATCTGATACCTGCCTCAACCCATAATGTGTATGCTGGCTATAACATGTTCAATCCGGCGAGCTTTACGAATCTTTACGTCAATGTGTTTTACAACTATAACGTCAATCAGATCGTTTACAACCGTAAGACCAATCTCGAAAACCTGATCACGACAACAAAACCGATGAACGTAACAGGTGGTAACAGTTACGGTAGCCACATAGGTTTTGGCTTTCCGCTAAAAAAGACAAAGGCGACATTAAACCTGAATACTGGAATCAATTTGAGCAACAACCTGACATATATCAATGATGTTGAAAATGAGACCAAAACAGACGGATATAATTTTGGAACACGCCTGGACCTTACGCCTAGTGATGCATTCACGCTTTATACGAATGCAAACTGGAATATCAGCAATACTAAATATTCGATCAACACCAGCCAGAACCAGAAGATAGTGAATGGTAACTACGGCGCGGAAATGAATGTTAAAATGCCGAAGGAAATTTATTTCAATGCGCGTTTTAACTACCGTACCTATACCAATGATCAATTCGGGTTTAGTCAGAAACAGCCGATCCTTAATCTGTCGGTTTATAAAATTGTATTGAAAAGTAAAAAAGGAGAGATCAGGCTTACTGCCAATGACGTGTTCAAGAGAAACCTTGGTATCAGCCAGTACGTGAGCCAAAACTTCTACACTGAAAGGCGTGTGGCTACATTGTCGCGGTATTTCATGCTAAGCTTTACCTACAATATGCGGGGGATGTCAGCAAGCGTAAGACGTAGTAATTTCTTCTAA
- a CDS encoding response regulator transcription factor, translated as MNNPFCYPPTALPDMETADILIYDDNEALRISMEALITDQDDLNLLAAKSSAKNVVEDIHKFQPDVILMDIDMPEINGVEAVKLIRKVNEHIPVIMLTVFDDNENIFNAICAGASGYILKRYASEEIPSAIRNVMSGGAPMTGSVARKVLQMVPVAKSEEQENYDLSKRETELLQLLVNGFSYKMIGFEMNISIDTVRSHIKKIYDKLHVHSATEAVSLAIKKRIV; from the coding sequence ATGAATAACCCGTTCTGTTATCCGCCCACCGCTTTGCCCGACATGGAAACTGCCGATATCCTGATTTACGATGATAATGAGGCACTGAGGATCAGCATGGAGGCATTGATCACCGACCAGGATGACCTGAACCTGCTTGCCGCCAAGTCGTCAGCCAAAAACGTGGTGGAAGACATTCACAAGTTTCAGCCTGATGTGATCCTGATGGATATTGATATGCCCGAAATCAATGGTGTGGAAGCTGTGAAACTGATCCGGAAAGTGAATGAGCACATTCCAGTGATCATGCTGACGGTGTTTGACGATAATGAAAATATTTTCAATGCGATATGCGCCGGGGCATCGGGCTACATTCTGAAACGTTATGCCAGTGAGGAAATTCCGTCGGCAATCCGCAACGTTATGAGCGGTGGCGCTCCGATGACGGGCTCTGTGGCGCGAAAAGTGTTACAAATGGTGCCGGTCGCTAAAAGTGAGGAGCAGGAGAATTACGATCTTTCCAAAAGAGAAACTGAACTTTTACAGCTTCTGGTCAATGGTTTCAGCTACAAAATGATCGGTTTTGAAATGAATATCAGCATTGACACGGTCCGGTCGCACATTAAGAAAATCTACGATAAGCTGCACGTCCATTCTGCCACAGAAGCGGTTTCACTCGCTATCAAAAAACGGATTGTATAA
- a CDS encoding OmpA family protein codes for MKKTLLAVAMLFILGSCASKKKLLSAQKQANEIQIQLDKARADLNDCDSRTASLNNDLKAKNDELTSKNSKMKELEDQIEFLKKNNNNLLDRMSDLSVISKEGSESIKKSLAMMDAQGAQIRDLNSSIQKKDSLNMALVLNLKRSLADVSDEDVQIEVKKGVVYVSLSDKMLFKSGSSVINTQAETVLSKVAKILNDYKEIEILIEGHTDNVPISTDKISDNWDLSVLRATSVARTLQKKYGVEPVRMIAGGRGEYLPKVANDSAPNRSLNRRTEIIITPKLDQFFNLYTPNAGK; via the coding sequence ATGAAAAAAACGCTTTTAGCCGTTGCAATGCTCTTTATTCTCGGATCCTGCGCAAGCAAGAAGAAATTACTTTCTGCCCAGAAACAAGCCAATGAAATCCAGATTCAATTGGACAAAGCAAGAGCTGACCTGAATGATTGTGATAGCAGAACTGCTAGTTTAAATAATGATTTGAAGGCCAAAAATGACGAGCTTACCAGCAAAAACTCCAAAATGAAGGAGCTGGAAGACCAAATTGAATTTTTGAAGAAAAACAACAACAATCTGTTGGACCGTATGTCTGACCTTTCTGTGATCAGCAAAGAAGGTTCGGAAAGCATCAAAAAATCATTGGCTATGATGGATGCCCAAGGCGCTCAGATCCGTGATTTGAATTCAAGCATCCAGAAAAAAGACTCTTTGAACATGGCGCTTGTCTTGAACCTGAAACGTTCATTGGCGGATGTTAGCGACGAAGACGTTCAGATCGAAGTGAAGAAAGGTGTTGTATATGTATCACTGTCTGACAAAATGTTGTTTAAATCAGGTAGTTCCGTGATCAACACACAAGCTGAGACTGTATTGAGTAAAGTTGCTAAGATCCTGAACGACTACAAAGAGATCGAGATTTTGATCGAAGGTCACACGGATAATGTACCTATCTCTACAGACAAAATTTCTGATAACTGGGATTTGAGCGTTTTGCGTGCTACTTCTGTTGCGCGTACACTTCAAAAGAAATATGGTGTTGAGCCTGTTCGTATGATCGCTGGTGGCCGTGGTGAATATTTACCCAAAGTGGCAAACGATTCAGCGCCTAACCGTAGCTTGAACCGTCGTACCGAGATCATCATCACTCCAAAATTGGATCAGTTCTTTAACCTTTACACACCAAACGCTGGTAAATAA
- a CDS encoding metallophosphoesterase family protein, with protein sequence MKSIGLLSDTHGYLDERVFDHFANCDEVWHAGDIGSTTIIDQLEAFKPTRIVFGNIDNNAIRARTVENLHFELEGFRIWITHIGGAPPRYNPQVFPELKSQTPDIFICGHSHILRVIRDKSLNNMLYMNPGAAGREGFHKFRTLLRFNLHEGLISQMEVIELGKRGAII encoded by the coding sequence ATGAAAAGTATAGGATTATTATCGGACACACACGGGTATTTGGATGAACGGGTATTTGATCATTTTGCCAATTGCGACGAAGTGTGGCATGCAGGAGATATTGGATCAACAACTATCATTGACCAGTTAGAGGCTTTTAAGCCTACCAGAATCGTTTTTGGGAATATTGATAACAATGCAATCAGGGCCAGAACCGTGGAAAACCTCCATTTTGAACTGGAAGGGTTTCGCATCTGGATCACGCACATTGGGGGTGCGCCACCGCGGTACAATCCACAGGTATTCCCTGAATTAAAATCACAAACGCCGGATATTTTTATCTGCGGACATTCTCACATCCTGAGGGTTATACGTGACAAATCCCTGAACAATATGCTGTACATGAACCCGGGAGCTGCCGGGCGTGAAGGATTTCATAAGTTCAGGACATTACTTCGTTTCAATCTCCACGAAGGATTGATCAGTCAAATGGAAGTCATTGAACTCGGGAAACGGGGGGCTATTATTTAG
- a CDS encoding T9SS type A sorting domain-containing protein produces the protein MKTLLTFLILIVFSLASMAGPVIADVAVEGYPGDNSVINGRYKYYSTSSSGHMQFSSDRTDGVIQNLSIGWNSFARRWEINVTKLVSGVPTRVTVATSSSTGTYPPVKAWSVLYPYGNPLGLYTPLKVYATVAQTSLCDDCRWSNPATWSSGFLPRAYDNVTINSDVILDIEASCNTLKINSVTSFPYDGHSLTGPALASRLKLNGNLDVGVSGRIEIYSMELAGNARQALQSNGERGVWIRMQRVIINNPYGVRLLSAFGFLSPPSSVACETQFVKGKIFLDGYILSCQTILGANSARYIVTNGNGYLVLPGNGTGSIYNQYFPIGSSENSYTPLKISNTSTSWRVQLMARAEFNALLFPSTPHVNVIYKTESISVSPGVDSPRWLHQAYWYAADESAGFNHSSRVRIDRRTETGWAMTGSEGIPTGTGPYTYIYNSSTWEDFGIFQATTSSRISAEEIASGIGSEKDQIAYGTYPNPATSAGFKVRVDDADGAKIKLVSLSGSSLQFRTEKESLNTISIQPLDVMPAGIYILQVQEKNLVRTHKVIVK, from the coding sequence ATGAAAACTTTACTCACATTTCTGATCCTGATCGTTTTTTCATTGGCCTCCATGGCAGGTCCGGTAATAGCTGATGTTGCAGTGGAAGGTTACCCTGGTGACAACAGTGTCATCAATGGCCGTTACAAATATTACTCAACGTCCAGCAGCGGACATATGCAGTTCAGCTCAGACAGGACTGACGGTGTTATCCAAAACCTGTCCATTGGCTGGAATAGTTTTGCCAGACGTTGGGAAATTAATGTAACAAAATTGGTTTCAGGGGTTCCGACCCGGGTAACCGTTGCAACCAGCAGTTCTACGGGCACTTACCCACCAGTTAAAGCATGGTCTGTCCTATATCCTTATGGTAATCCCCTAGGTTTGTACACGCCATTGAAAGTATATGCAACTGTTGCGCAGACTTCCTTGTGCGATGATTGTCGTTGGAGTAACCCGGCTACGTGGTCATCCGGATTTCTCCCACGCGCCTACGATAATGTGACAATCAACAGCGACGTCATTTTGGACATTGAAGCAAGTTGCAACACTTTAAAGATTAATTCGGTTACGTCATTTCCCTATGACGGGCACAGCCTTACCGGTCCTGCGCTTGCCTCCCGGCTCAAACTCAACGGAAATCTGGATGTTGGTGTGTCAGGACGAATTGAGATTTACTCGATGGAATTGGCTGGTAATGCTCGCCAAGCTTTACAATCAAATGGTGAAAGAGGCGTCTGGATTAGAATGCAGCGCGTCATCATCAATAATCCCTACGGCGTAAGGCTTCTTTCTGCATTTGGTTTTTTGTCGCCCCCGTCATCAGTTGCCTGTGAAACCCAATTTGTAAAAGGGAAAATCTTTCTGGATGGATATATTTTATCCTGCCAGACTATACTGGGTGCCAACTCAGCCCGCTATATAGTAACAAACGGTAATGGATATCTGGTGCTGCCGGGAAACGGTACCGGAAGTATTTACAACCAATATTTCCCGATCGGATCATCAGAAAACTCTTATACTCCTTTAAAAATTTCCAATACTTCGACCAGCTGGAGAGTGCAGCTCATGGCCCGTGCGGAGTTCAATGCATTACTATTTCCTTCGACGCCGCATGTAAACGTGATATATAAAACCGAAAGTATCAGCGTCAGCCCGGGCGTAGATTCCCCTCGCTGGCTGCACCAGGCCTATTGGTATGCCGCGGACGAATCGGCCGGATTTAACCATTCATCCAGGGTCCGGATAGACCGGAGAACCGAAACCGGATGGGCCATGACCGGCTCAGAAGGAATACCAACCGGAACAGGACCTTACACTTACATTTACAATTCAAGCACCTGGGAAGACTTTGGAATATTTCAAGCCACAACTTCGTCCAGAATCTCGGCAGAAGAGATCGCATCTGGCATTGGCAGCGAAAAAGATCAAATTGCATACGGTACCTACCCCAATCCCGCAACATCAGCAGGATTCAAAGTGAGGGTGGATGACGCTGATGGTGCGAAAATCAAGCTGGTCAGTTTATCAGGTTCCAGTCTTCAATTCAGAACTGAGAAAGAATCTTTGAATACCATTTCAATACAGCCTTTGGACGTTATGCCTGCTGGTATTTACATTTTGCAGGTTCAGGAGAAAAATCTGGTCCGTACCCACAAAGTCATCGTAAAATAA
- a CDS encoding threonine ammonia-lyase: protein MSDTVPVKETIEAAHQLVAPFIHRTPIATSRFLNDLTGAELFFKCENLQKIGAFKARGGLNAILTLPEDKLKNGVATHSSGNHAQAIAFAAAKVGVKAYIVMPENSPSVKISAVQDYGAEVTFCENTPEARQEAVDAIVARTGATFIHPFNNYQVIAGQATASKELIEDAGTQLDVIMAPVGGGGLLSGTALTAHYFSPETKVYAGEPEGAADAVLSFRSDKIEKAPYINTIADGLLTYLGDKTFPIIKSQVTDILTVSDEEIITAMRYLWERMKLVVEPSGAVSLAAVLKNREQFAGQKVGIIISGGNVDLGKLPF from the coding sequence ATGTCAGATACAGTACCTGTTAAAGAGACTATTGAAGCAGCGCATCAGCTGGTGGCGCCATTTATTCATCGCACGCCCATCGCTACCTCCCGTTTTTTGAATGATCTGACAGGGGCGGAGCTGTTTTTTAAATGTGAAAATTTGCAAAAAATCGGTGCATTCAAAGCACGGGGTGGCCTGAATGCTATCCTTACATTGCCAGAGGATAAACTTAAAAATGGTGTTGCCACACATTCCTCGGGTAATCACGCCCAGGCTATTGCGTTTGCCGCTGCCAAGGTAGGAGTGAAGGCGTACATTGTGATGCCTGAAAACTCGCCGTCTGTCAAAATCAGCGCGGTGCAGGATTATGGCGCCGAGGTGACGTTTTGTGAAAATACCCCGGAAGCCCGTCAGGAAGCAGTCGACGCGATCGTTGCGAGGACCGGGGCGACATTTATTCACCCATTCAACAATTACCAGGTTATTGCTGGCCAGGCAACGGCGTCCAAAGAACTGATCGAGGATGCCGGTACGCAGCTGGACGTGATCATGGCACCGGTAGGAGGCGGGGGACTGCTGAGCGGTACTGCATTGACAGCCCATTATTTTTCTCCTGAAACAAAAGTTTATGCAGGCGAGCCGGAAGGTGCGGCGGATGCGGTACTGTCGTTCAGGAGTGATAAAATTGAAAAAGCACCCTACATTAATACCATTGCTGACGGGCTGCTGACCTACCTGGGAGATAAGACTTTTCCGATCATTAAGTCGCAAGTAACAGACATCCTGACCGTTTCGGATGAAGAAATCATTACAGCCATGCGGTATCTGTGGGAGAGAATGAAACTGGTTGTGGAGCCTTCGGGAGCAGTTTCGCTGGCGGCAGTTTTGAAAAATAGAGAGCAGTTTGCAGGCCAAAAAGTAGGGATCATTATTTCGGGAGGTAATGTAGATTTGGGTAAATTACCTTTTTGA
- a CDS encoding GLPGLI family protein, protein MRTLTLLILTLFVSLVSYAQKTEGEITYEKVYHWTRLNARLSFLSNEEKERMKMTWANNDEHKVEMLLAFNEKLSYYTYPKTEENDGGYSWRKGEYRIYRDFENEKRADIIEMLGKTYIVDDSLKFPKWKIMNKIKEIGGYMCMMAVTQDTIKDQKVTAWFADGIPVSGGPEQYSGLPGMILELDINDGDIVTTAKEIKLKPVTDDISIPKKLKGKKVNTQKYEEMMSVHIRDSIKAHRNPFWSMPY, encoded by the coding sequence ATGAGAACATTAACCTTATTGATATTAACCCTTTTCGTTTCACTTGTTTCATACGCCCAGAAAACGGAGGGAGAAATTACCTATGAAAAAGTTTACCACTGGACAAGGCTCAATGCGCGGCTGAGTTTCCTGAGTAATGAGGAAAAAGAGCGGATGAAAATGACCTGGGCAAACAACGACGAGCACAAAGTGGAAATGCTTCTGGCTTTCAACGAGAAGCTGAGCTACTACACTTACCCTAAAACGGAGGAAAATGACGGAGGCTATTCATGGAGAAAAGGGGAGTACAGGATCTACCGGGATTTTGAGAATGAAAAGAGGGCCGATATCATTGAAATGTTAGGCAAAACCTACATTGTCGACGATTCCCTCAAATTTCCAAAGTGGAAAATCATGAATAAGATCAAAGAAATCGGTGGATATATGTGTATGATGGCCGTTACACAGGACACGATCAAGGATCAGAAAGTGACCGCCTGGTTCGCCGATGGTATTCCGGTGTCGGGCGGACCGGAGCAGTATTCAGGGTTGCCGGGAATGATACTGGAACTGGATATTAATGACGGAGACATCGTGACCACAGCCAAAGAGATCAAGTTAAAGCCAGTTACTGACGACATTAGTATTCCCAAAAAACTCAAAGGTAAAAAGGTCAATACCCAGAAATACGAGGAAATGATGAGCGTCCATATCAGAGATAGTATTAAAGCGCATCGAAACCCATTTTGGTCTATGCCCTACTAG
- a CDS encoding tetratricopeptide repeat-containing sensor histidine kinase, translating into MIAAMLAVTVTCSFSQKKYSSKDSVQIYRFLDMADEVSDVNIDSAMHYARLAHRLSIQKQMTRGEGWALLKIGDLKRYTTKPDSVEIFQNAGLAIAKKLRDHFMEGLGHLQLGQYYMFQHRYAESEKHYADALAIHFEREQSEYTAIVYSDLGLLFQSKGQYEKQVEWLLKAKRLGDKLHDKYAIASTSSNLAVAYDQLGDRKKAFENLREAIRVRKELGNKVGLSNNYNSLARMLQKDSLSAAIGYQKLAIYYAKQTGVKGLVAGSLSTMALLKGRQGKKSEALDLEKKAIAIFKETGDKHQEAYRSISAANFSGQIGDREAALKFFENAHNIASQTKNLSMLRDVSLHKANYFKDQKDYYHAYQNFRNYALYKDSLIQEKTQSNIAELQLKYDTEKKDNEIALLTIDRKVRQLEIEKQKTQLANQKLMRNGIIGGTGIILLLIGFMFNRYQLKKKIEQQELLINFRNDVARDLHDDIGSTLTSIKILSEVSLNNLLKDQTKAGSYLKKITEQSSHMQQEMSDIVWSIKPDNDKLANMLVRMREFASYTLEPKNIKADFVVNQEVLLSSLNMQQRRDFFLIFKEAINNTAKYAQASSVSIVLEKAEKHLLLTVKDNGIGFNVDLVRSSNGIRNMEARAKSLSGTFHISSEQGLGTTIEVQIPLI; encoded by the coding sequence ATGATAGCCGCAATGCTGGCGGTAACGGTCACCTGTTCATTTTCTCAGAAAAAATACTCCTCCAAAGATTCCGTACAGATCTATCGATTTTTGGATATGGCGGACGAAGTATCCGACGTCAACATTGATTCTGCCATGCATTATGCCCGTCTCGCGCATCGTTTGAGCATTCAAAAACAAATGACGCGTGGCGAAGGCTGGGCTTTACTGAAAATAGGCGACCTGAAACGGTACACAACCAAACCCGACAGTGTCGAGATCTTCCAGAACGCCGGCCTGGCGATAGCGAAAAAGCTGCGGGACCACTTTATGGAAGGGCTGGGGCATTTGCAGCTGGGGCAGTACTATATGTTTCAACATCGTTACGCGGAATCTGAAAAACATTACGCAGATGCGTTGGCGATCCATTTCGAAAGGGAACAATCCGAGTATACTGCGATCGTTTACAGCGACCTGGGGCTTTTATTTCAATCAAAAGGTCAGTACGAAAAACAGGTTGAATGGTTGCTGAAAGCCAAGAGACTGGGCGACAAACTACACGATAAGTATGCTATCGCGTCCACTTCGAGCAACCTGGCGGTAGCATATGATCAGCTTGGGGACAGGAAAAAGGCTTTCGAAAATCTTCGGGAAGCGATACGGGTCCGCAAAGAGCTGGGTAATAAAGTTGGCTTGTCCAACAATTACAACAGCCTTGCCCGCATGCTTCAAAAAGACTCGTTAAGCGCTGCTATCGGGTATCAGAAGCTTGCTATCTATTATGCCAAGCAAACTGGCGTGAAAGGGCTCGTAGCCGGCAGCCTGTCGACGATGGCGCTTTTGAAGGGGCGGCAGGGCAAAAAAAGCGAGGCACTGGATCTTGAAAAAAAGGCCATCGCAATCTTCAAAGAAACGGGTGATAAACATCAGGAAGCGTACCGGAGCATCAGTGCAGCCAACTTTTCGGGGCAGATCGGCGACCGGGAAGCGGCATTAAAGTTTTTTGAAAATGCACATAATATTGCCTCTCAGACCAAAAATCTGTCGATGCTGAGGGACGTTTCGCTGCATAAAGCGAATTATTTCAAAGATCAGAAAGACTACTATCACGCATATCAGAATTTCAGGAATTATGCACTTTACAAGGACAGTCTGATCCAGGAAAAAACCCAAAGCAACATTGCCGAGCTGCAATTGAAATACGATACGGAGAAAAAAGACAACGAGATCGCCCTGCTCACCATTGACCGGAAAGTACGGCAGTTGGAAATTGAAAAACAAAAGACGCAGCTCGCCAACCAGAAACTAATGCGAAATGGCATCATCGGCGGTACCGGAATTATACTCCTGCTGATCGGTTTTATGTTCAACCGGTATCAGTTAAAGAAAAAAATAGAGCAACAGGAGCTTCTGATCAACTTCCGGAATGACGTCGCGCGGGATTTGCACGATGATATCGGATCGACATTAACCAGCATCAAAATCCTGTCGGAAGTGTCGCTCAACAACCTGTTAAAAGATCAGACCAAAGCGGGCTCGTATTTGAAAAAAATAACAGAACAATCGTCGCATATGCAGCAGGAAATGAGCGACATCGTGTGGTCTATCAAGCCCGACAATGATAAACTGGCCAATATGCTGGTACGGATGCGGGAATTTGCGAGCTATACCCTTGAACCTAAAAACATCAAAGCCGATTTCGTAGTCAACCAAGAGGTGCTTTTATCGAGTCTGAACATGCAGCAGCGGCGAGACTTTTTTCTCATTTTTAAAGAAGCGATCAACAATACGGCTAAGTATGCGCAGGCAAGTTCGGTCAGTATCGTCCTCGAAAAAGCAGAAAAACACCTATTGCTTACCGTCAAAGACAATGGTATTGGTTTCAATGTAGATCTGGTCAGATCTTCAAACGGGATCAGGAATATGGAAGCCCGGGCGAAATCTCTTTCCGGTACCTTCCATATTTCTTCGGAACAGGGCCTGGGCACTACTATTGAGGTCCAAATCCCGCTGATTTAA